Proteins encoded by one window of Halorussus salinus:
- a CDS encoding acetylglutamate/acetylaminoadipate kinase: MTENGDAYTTAELEAAHEQLIDNDLGDDGLRTDGGIAGEEDQSAPIVVKIGGARAVEPEGALADIAHLVANGEEVVVVHGGSTAVDETLEQLGEEPEYVETPGGVVGRFTDETTMEVFEMVLPGKLNTDLVAGLQNQGVNAVGLSGTDGKLLTGPRKSAVKVLEDGRKKIKRGDHSGKIEAVNDDLLGTLLAGSYVPVVTVPMLAEESNEGTGTEYTPVNADADRAAAAIAGALGGELVVLTDVTGVYEDPEDSDSLIESVGTPEELDAAEEAAEGFMTKKVMAAVEALEGGAASVTVADANNRDPITAARTGHGTTFEPEAVR, translated from the coding sequence ATGACCGAGAACGGAGACGCGTACACCACGGCGGAACTCGAAGCGGCCCACGAACAGCTCATCGACAACGACCTCGGCGACGACGGCCTCCGGACCGACGGGGGAATCGCCGGGGAAGAAGACCAGAGCGCGCCCATCGTCGTCAAAATCGGCGGCGCGCGCGCCGTCGAACCCGAGGGTGCGCTCGCGGACATCGCGCACCTCGTCGCCAATGGCGAGGAGGTCGTGGTCGTCCACGGCGGTTCGACCGCGGTGGACGAGACGCTCGAACAACTGGGCGAGGAGCCCGAGTACGTCGAGACGCCCGGCGGCGTCGTCGGGCGCTTCACCGACGAGACGACGATGGAGGTCTTCGAGATGGTCCTGCCCGGCAAGCTCAACACCGACCTCGTAGCGGGGTTGCAGAATCAGGGCGTGAACGCGGTCGGACTCTCGGGAACCGACGGCAAGCTTCTGACCGGCCCGCGCAAGTCGGCGGTCAAGGTCCTCGAAGACGGTCGCAAGAAGATAAAGCGCGGCGACCACTCGGGCAAAATCGAGGCGGTCAACGACGACCTCCTCGGGACCCTGCTCGCTGGGAGCTACGTCCCGGTCGTCACGGTGCCGATGCTCGCGGAAGAGAGCAACGAGGGGACTGGGACCGAGTACACTCCCGTCAACGCCGACGCCGACCGCGCGGCCGCCGCGATTGCGGGCGCGTTGGGCGGCGAGTTGGTCGTCCTGACCGACGTGACGGGCGTCTACGAGGACCCCGAGGATTCGGACTCGCTCATCGAATCGGTCGGGACCCCCGAGGAGTTAGACGCCGCCGAGGAGGCCGCGGAGGGGTTCATGACCAAGAAGGTCATGGCGGCGGTCGAGGCGCTGGAGGGCGGCGCGGCCTCGGTGACGGTCGCGGACGCGAACAACCGCGACCCCATCACCGCGGCCCGGACCGGCCACGGGACGACCTTCGAACCGGAGGCGGTGAGGTAA
- a CDS encoding aspartate aminotransferase family protein → MSGFVYSEKPIQIESGEDVYLYDDSGDEYLDFGASYGVAAVGHCHPEVVSAVQSQVEKLTFVQASYPNSARDALYEKLAAVAPGDVENVWLCNSGTEANEAALKFARSATGNSKIVAAQRGFHGRTMGSLSATWKPKYKKPFEPLAGDFEFVPYGDDEALSEAVDDETAAVLLEPIQGEGGVNPAPEGYLQTAREVTEETGSALILDEIQTGLGRTGALWACEKRGVVPDVLTSAKGLGGGLPVGATLCADWVAEESGPHGSTFSGGPVVSAAADATLSVVADENLAENAAQVGDYLQSKLRGSELPIRTVRGEGLMLGAEVGRGANRALKQLAMNHGILALPAGRTVVRLLPPLTVTESHADEVVAALETILAGAET, encoded by the coding sequence ATGTCGGGGTTCGTCTACTCCGAGAAACCCATCCAAATAGAGTCGGGCGAGGACGTGTATCTCTACGACGACTCGGGCGACGAGTATCTGGACTTCGGCGCGAGCTACGGCGTCGCCGCGGTCGGCCACTGCCACCCCGAGGTCGTCTCGGCAGTCCAGTCGCAGGTCGAGAAACTGACCTTCGTGCAGGCCAGCTACCCCAACTCGGCCCGCGACGCGCTCTACGAGAAGTTAGCCGCGGTCGCGCCCGGCGACGTGGAGAACGTCTGGCTCTGCAACTCCGGGACCGAGGCCAACGAGGCGGCGCTCAAGTTCGCCCGGAGTGCAACCGGCAACTCCAAAATCGTCGCGGCCCAGCGCGGCTTCCACGGCCGGACGATGGGGTCGCTCTCGGCGACGTGGAAACCGAAGTACAAGAAGCCCTTCGAGCCGCTTGCGGGCGATTTCGAGTTCGTCCCCTACGGCGACGACGAGGCCTTGAGCGAAGCGGTGGACGACGAGACGGCCGCGGTCCTGCTGGAACCGATTCAGGGCGAGGGCGGCGTCAATCCCGCGCCCGAGGGCTACCTCCAAACCGCCCGCGAGGTGACCGAGGAGACCGGTTCGGCCCTGATTCTGGACGAGATTCAGACCGGCTTGGGTAGAACAGGCGCGCTCTGGGCCTGCGAGAAGCGCGGCGTCGTGCCCGACGTACTCACGTCGGCGAAGGGGTTGGGCGGCGGCCTCCCCGTCGGCGCGACGCTCTGTGCCGACTGGGTAGCCGAGGAGTCCGGGCCTCACGGCTCGACGTTCTCTGGCGGCCCGGTCGTCAGCGCGGCCGCCGACGCGACGCTCTCGGTCGTCGCCGACGAGAATCTGGCCGAAAACGCCGCGCAGGTCGGCGACTATCTCCAGTCGAAACTGAGGGGTTCCGAGCTGCCGATTCGCACGGTCCGCGGCGAGGGCCTCATGCTCGGCGCGGAGGTCGGCCGCGGCGCGAACCGCGCCCTGAAGCAACTGGCGATGAACCACGGAATTCTGGCGCTCCCCGCCGGTCGGACCGTGGTGCGCCTGCTCCCGCCGCTGACGGTCACGGAGTCGCACGCCGACGAGGTGGTCGCCGCGCTCGAAACGATTCTCGCGGGGGCCGAGACGTGA
- a CDS encoding [LysW]-lysine hydrolase has protein sequence MSQSADVSVGEEAARDLLVSLVDTPSPTGDEEECADLLAAFFEERGREVWRDEAGNVRAPADDSVLLTSHIDTVPGDIPVRVEDDGDGESATLWGRGSVDAKGPLAAMAAAAVETGVSFVGVVGEETDSRGARFLVDDREAPDAVVNGEPSGWDGVTLGYRGFLAGEYSVNTESAHTSRPDANAIQEAMAWWRAVEESLSSAGADGGGDDAKGADDAEDEPAVFERVTAKPVAFSGGVADDGLSVAATVEVQFRIPPGETAAGIRGTVEDELESGAIEWNEPIPPVMETPRSEVARAFRTAIRRVGGDPRLTRKTGTSDMNLYAAAWDCPMATYGPGDSELDHAPNEHLDLGAFDRAVAVLERVSETLQS, from the coding sequence GTGAGCCAGAGCGCCGACGTGAGCGTCGGCGAGGAGGCCGCCCGCGACCTCCTCGTGAGCCTCGTGGACACTCCCTCACCGACCGGCGACGAGGAGGAATGTGCGGACCTCCTCGCGGCGTTCTTCGAGGAGCGCGGCCGCGAGGTCTGGCGGGACGAGGCGGGCAACGTCCGCGCGCCCGCCGACGACTCGGTGCTGTTGACCTCGCACATCGACACCGTGCCGGGCGACATTCCCGTCCGCGTCGAAGACGACGGGGACGGCGAGTCCGCGACGCTCTGGGGTCGCGGAAGCGTGGACGCCAAAGGCCCGCTCGCGGCGATGGCCGCGGCCGCCGTCGAGACCGGCGTCAGCTTCGTCGGCGTCGTCGGCGAGGAGACCGACTCCCGCGGTGCCCGCTTTCTCGTGGACGACCGCGAGGCCCCCGACGCGGTGGTCAACGGCGAACCCTCCGGCTGGGACGGCGTGACGCTGGGCTATCGGGGCTTTCTGGCCGGAGAGTACAGCGTCAACACCGAGTCGGCCCACACCTCCCGTCCCGACGCGAACGCGATTCAGGAGGCGATGGCGTGGTGGCGGGCGGTCGAGGAGTCGCTCTCGTCGGCAGGAGCCGACGGCGGCGGGGACGACGCGAAGGGCGCGGACGACGCGGAGGACGAACCCGCCGTCTTCGAGCGAGTGACGGCCAAGCCCGTCGCGTTCTCGGGCGGCGTCGCGGACGACGGCCTCTCGGTGGCGGCGACCGTCGAGGTGCAGTTCAGGATTCCGCCCGGCGAGACCGCGGCGGGGATTCGCGGGACGGTCGAGGACGAGTTGGAGTCGGGCGCAATCGAGTGGAACGAGCCGATTCCGCCCGTGATGGAGACGCCCCGAAGCGAGGTGGCCCGCGCGTTCCGAACCGCGATACGACGAGTCGGGGGCGACCCTCGACTCACCCGCAAAACCGGAACCAGCGACATGAACCTCTACGCCGCGGCGTGGGACTGCCCGATGGCGACCTACGGCCCCGGCGACTCCGAGTTGGACCACGCGCCGAACGAACACCTCGACCTCGGAGCGTTCGACCGCGCCGTCGCGGTCCTCGAACGCGTCTCCGAGACCCTGCAATCATGA
- the argF gene encoding ornithine carbamoyltransferase, with product MTDYATHSSTDPTDDENDSLPADDGNDSASTDASTASPADHFLQIDDLSGDELAELISTAAELKVAHRTGKSHAVLPNHSLAMLFEKPSTRTRVSFETGMTQLGGHAVYLGPDTTHLDHGEPVADTARALSRYVDAVMARVFDHDAIETMAEYATVPVVNGLSDAAHPCQTLADLFTIYEEFGGFEDVSVAWVGDGNNVGQSFAVGAAMAGLDLTMATPEEYGPADDVLARADDFGAAPEVVHDPEEAVAGADVVYTDVWVSMGQEDERNEKLADFEGFQVNDDLLAAAPEASVMHCLPAHRGEEITGDVLEGDRSMVWEQAENRMHTQKALLVGLLGEK from the coding sequence ATGACCGACTACGCGACCCACTCATCGACAGACCCGACCGACGACGAGAACGATTCCCTCCCGGCCGACGACGGGAACGATTCCGCCTCGACCGACGCCAGCACCGCGTCGCCAGCCGACCACTTCCTGCAAATCGACGACCTGTCCGGCGACGAACTCGCCGAGCTGATTTCGACGGCGGCGGAGTTGAAGGTGGCCCACCGAACCGGGAAGTCCCACGCGGTCCTGCCGAACCACAGCCTCGCGATGCTGTTCGAGAAGCCCAGCACCCGGACGCGGGTCTCCTTCGAGACGGGGATGACCCAACTGGGCGGTCACGCGGTCTACCTCGGGCCGGACACGACCCACTTGGACCACGGCGAACCGGTCGCCGACACCGCCCGCGCGCTCTCCCGGTACGTGGACGCGGTGATGGCCCGCGTGTTCGACCACGACGCAATCGAAACGATGGCGGAGTACGCGACGGTGCCCGTCGTCAACGGACTCTCTGACGCGGCCCATCCGTGCCAGACGCTCGCGGACCTGTTCACCATCTACGAGGAGTTCGGCGGCTTCGAGGACGTATCGGTCGCGTGGGTCGGCGACGGGAACAACGTCGGCCAGTCGTTCGCGGTCGGGGCCGCGATGGCCGGACTCGACCTGACGATGGCGACGCCCGAGGAGTACGGTCCCGCCGACGACGTGCTGGCCCGCGCCGACGACTTCGGGGCGGCCCCCGAAGTCGTCCACGACCCCGAGGAGGCCGTGGCGGGCGCGGACGTGGTGTACACCGACGTGTGGGTCAGCATGGGCCAAGAGGACGAGCGCAACGAGAAGTTAGCCGACTTCGAGGGCTTTCAGGTGAACGACGACCTGCTCGCGGCCGCGCCGGAGGCCAGCGTGATGCACTGTCTGCCCGCCCACCGCGGCGAGGAGATCACCGGCGACGTGCTGGAGGGCGACCGGTCGATGGTCTGGGAGCAGGCCGAGAACCGGATGCACACCCAGAAGGCGCTTCTGGTGGGTCTCCTCGGAGAAAAGTAA
- a CDS encoding AbrB/MazE/SpoVT family DNA-binding domain-containing protein yields the protein MSSKTDGGRVVRVSKKGQTTIPKSLREKFDIDAPGRVRFRETESGEIVVEPVPHPSDLRGSLASEKRESGEVWEELDEMRREDEERESDDLDRLVERKES from the coding sequence ATGAGCAGTAAAACGGACGGTGGGCGAGTCGTCCGCGTCTCGAAGAAGGGACAGACGACGATACCCAAGTCCCTCCGGGAGAAATTCGACATCGACGCCCCCGGACGCGTCCGATTTCGTGAGACGGAAAGCGGGGAAATCGTCGTCGAACCCGTCCCACACCCCTCCGACCTGCGCGGTTCGCTCGCCAGCGAGAAGCGCGAATCCGGCGAGGTGTGGGAGGAGTTAGACGAGATGCGGCGAGAAGACGAGGAGCGCGAGAGCGACGACCTCGACCGACTCGTCGAGCGCAAGGAGTCATGA
- a CDS encoding PIN domain-containing protein, producing the protein MSGPFVFDAEPLIAYLYDEPGSGRVEDVLGDVYDEDAEAVLSEVTATEIAYKTAWIHAEDRPTDSDLELGRRQVRNFVDGGVELVAPTESWETAAAVKMHGGVALGDAFAVALAAEREATLLVGADDDFEDVGVAVKIERIRTEPAQ; encoded by the coding sequence ATGAGCGGTCCGTTCGTATTCGACGCGGAACCGCTCATCGCGTATCTCTACGACGAACCGGGGTCCGGAAGAGTCGAGGACGTACTCGGGGACGTGTACGACGAGGACGCGGAAGCCGTACTGAGCGAAGTGACCGCGACCGAAATCGCGTACAAGACCGCGTGGATACACGCCGAAGACAGACCGACCGACTCGGACCTCGAACTCGGCCGTCGGCAAGTCCGAAACTTCGTGGACGGCGGCGTCGAACTCGTCGCGCCGACCGAGTCGTGGGAAACTGCGGCGGCAGTGAAGATGCACGGCGGAGTCGCACTCGGTGATGCGTTTGCCGTCGCTCTGGCCGCGGAACGTGAGGCGACGCTTCTCGTCGGAGCGGACGACGACTTCGAAGACGTAGGAGTTGCTGTGAAGATAGAGCGTATCCGAACCGAGCCAGCACAGTAA
- a CDS encoding manganese catalase family protein, whose translation MFYHDNELQYEVEVEEPDPYFAKMLQQAIGGVEGEMRVALQYMFQAFGQPKERQEYRNLLMETAAEELGHIEMLATAVSKNLQGAPDEMRREARENDAVIDAMMSGGQPRQALSAGLHAMPVDANGNAFSGNFIVASGNLAADMYANIMAESTGRLLATRLYEMTDDEGMKDMLAYLIARDTMHQNQWHAALEEMGETVPVPASFDQEKENQDYNYEFMSTFREDREDPHERWTEGVSIDGNGEFSFGTQPGGGNPQLEKAIEEMYNEANEQN comes from the coding sequence ATGTTCTACCACGACAACGAACTCCAGTACGAAGTGGAAGTCGAAGAACCCGACCCCTATTTCGCCAAGATGCTCCAGCAGGCCATCGGGGGCGTCGAGGGCGAGATGCGCGTCGCGCTCCAGTACATGTTCCAAGCGTTCGGACAGCCGAAGGAGCGCCAAGAGTACCGCAACCTCCTGATGGAGACCGCGGCCGAGGAGCTAGGCCACATCGAGATGCTGGCCACCGCGGTCTCGAAGAACTTGCAGGGCGCGCCCGACGAGATGCGCCGGGAGGCCCGCGAGAACGACGCGGTCATCGACGCGATGATGAGCGGCGGCCAGCCCCGACAAGCCCTATCGGCCGGACTCCACGCCATGCCGGTGGACGCCAACGGCAACGCCTTCAGCGGGAACTTCATCGTCGCTAGCGGGAACCTCGCGGCGGATATGTACGCCAACATCATGGCCGAATCGACCGGCCGACTGCTGGCGACCCGGCTGTACGAGATGACCGACGACGAGGGGATGAAGGACATGCTGGCGTACCTCATTGCCCGCGACACGATGCACCAGAACCAGTGGCACGCCGCGCTCGAAGAGATGGGCGAGACGGTCCCCGTGCCCGCGAGCTTCGACCAAGAGAAGGAGAATCAGGACTACAACTACGAGTTCATGTCCACGTTCCGGGAGGACCGCGAGGACCCCCACGAGCGCTGGACCGAGGGCGTCTCCATCGACGGGAACGGCGAGTTCTCCTTCGGCACCCAACCCGGCGGCGGCAACCCGCAACTGGAGAAGGCCATCGAGGAGATGTACAACGAGGCCAACGAGCAGAACTGA
- a CDS encoding DUF6789 family protein, whose amino-acid sequence MASETTTAVESQTRRVAWTGGALAGLVAGIAMGAMLTTQMGPVIRVAIPSMYGLEGLAAGWVAHLFHSVVLGVAFAGVADALDAGDSLGRSAALGVGYGVLLWALLAVLVMPVWLGAVGSPANPPFPNVNVQSLVGHVVYGVVLGAVFPYVRNL is encoded by the coding sequence ATGGCATCAGAAACCACCACGGCAGTCGAATCGCAAACTCGTCGCGTCGCGTGGACGGGCGGCGCGCTCGCCGGTCTCGTCGCCGGTATCGCCATGGGCGCGATGCTCACCACGCAGATGGGTCCCGTCATCCGAGTCGCTATCCCCTCGATGTACGGCTTGGAGGGGCTGGCGGCCGGATGGGTCGCACACCTCTTTCACTCGGTCGTCCTCGGGGTCGCCTTCGCTGGCGTCGCCGACGCGCTCGACGCGGGCGACTCGCTCGGACGAAGTGCGGCGCTCGGCGTCGGCTACGGCGTTCTCCTCTGGGCGCTTCTGGCCGTCCTCGTCATGCCGGTCTGGCTCGGCGCGGTCGGGTCGCCAGCGAATCCACCGTTCCCGAACGTCAACGTCCAGAGCCTCGTCGGTCACGTCGTCTACGGCGTGGTTCTCGGAGCCGTCTTCCCGTACGTTCGGAACCTGTAG
- a CDS encoding alpha/beta hydrolase: protein MSEAHPDIKAVVSEVPPLHQFSVEQAREGYADYLSVEQDLASLADVRDSVVPGPDGNTVPIRVYTPEGEGPFPVMVWLHGGGFLLGGIESYDPVCRVLADELDCIVVSPEYRLAPEHKFPAGLRDCYAVTEWAADRTDVLGTDSDELFVGGDSAGGNLAAAVSLMARDKGGPDIDYQVLVYPTTTFSYEFADEASGGESYFITEPDLEWSWEHYLENDIDGMSPYASPLRASDLSDLPPATVLTAELDPLREEGVAYADRLEDAGVPVEHTHYDEMVHSFFTNVAEPRVERAWDAMAEIDAHLDAAFADDKEQEDLLVA from the coding sequence ATGTCAGAGGCTCACCCCGACATCAAAGCGGTCGTCTCCGAAGTACCACCCCTTCACCAGTTCTCCGTCGAGCAAGCGCGCGAAGGGTACGCCGACTACCTCTCGGTCGAGCAGGACCTCGCCTCGCTGGCGGACGTTCGGGACAGCGTCGTCCCCGGTCCGGACGGCAACACCGTCCCGATTCGGGTCTACACCCCCGAGGGCGAGGGGCCGTTCCCGGTCATGGTCTGGCTACACGGCGGCGGCTTCCTGTTGGGCGGCATCGAGTCCTACGACCCGGTGTGTCGGGTACTCGCCGACGAACTCGACTGCATCGTCGTCTCGCCCGAGTACCGACTCGCGCCCGAACACAAGTTCCCGGCGGGCCTCCGGGACTGCTACGCCGTCACGGAGTGGGCGGCCGACCGGACGGACGTGTTGGGCACCGACTCGGACGAACTGTTCGTCGGCGGCGACAGCGCCGGTGGCAACCTCGCGGCCGCAGTCTCGCTCATGGCCCGCGACAAGGGCGGCCCTGATATCGACTACCAAGTGCTTGTCTACCCGACGACGACCTTCTCCTACGAGTTCGCCGACGAGGCCTCCGGCGGCGAGAGCTACTTCATCACCGAACCCGACTTGGAGTGGTCGTGGGAGCATTACCTCGAAAACGACATCGACGGGATGAGTCCCTACGCCTCGCCGCTCCGGGCCAGCGACCTGAGCGACCTGCCGCCCGCGACCGTCCTCACCGCCGAACTCGACCCGCTCCGCGAGGAGGGCGTCGCCTACGCTGACCGCCTCGAAGACGCCGGGGTCCCCGTCGAACACACCCACTACGACGAGATGGTCCACTCGTTCTTCACGAACGTCGCCGAACCCCGCGTCGAGCGGGCGTGGGACGCGATGGCCGAAATCGACGCCCACCTCGACGCCGCCTTCGCCGACGACAAGGAGCAAGAGGACCTCCTCGTGGCCTGA
- the thrC gene encoding threonine synthase: protein MTLRLSEARPDPPETASEGVWLSCIACDATFAPFEAVRYTCDDCDGLLEVRYADLPTFEEFEGRTPGVWRYADALPFDEGVSIDEGNTPLYEVPTIEAETGVADLRVKHEGMNPTGSFKDRGMTVGVRVAEKLGVDRLACASTGNTSAALACYGARANTETLVLLPAGKVAAGKVAQASLHGARILEVDGNFDACLDIVSDLADRGEAYLLNSLNPFRLEGQKTIGLEILEQFRDQTGDLPDRIVLPVGNAGNTAALYKAFRELVQSGALDADEVPTLTGVQAAGAAPMVEAIEENADEVRRWEEVETRATAIRIGNPVNAPKALPGIRETGGTAVAVSDEEITDAQRALARDGVGVEPASAASVAGLRKLRESGDIAADEQVVCLTTGHLLKDPDAAATAGADPEPVPADTDGVLDHLGE, encoded by the coding sequence ATGACTCTGCGTCTGTCCGAAGCGCGACCCGACCCGCCGGAGACGGCGAGCGAGGGCGTCTGGCTGTCCTGCATCGCGTGCGACGCGACCTTCGCCCCGTTCGAGGCCGTCCGATACACCTGCGACGACTGCGACGGCCTGCTCGAAGTCCGGTACGCCGACCTGCCGACCTTCGAGGAGTTCGAGGGCCGGACCCCCGGCGTCTGGCGGTACGCCGACGCGCTCCCCTTCGACGAGGGCGTGAGCATCGACGAGGGCAACACGCCCCTCTACGAGGTGCCGACCATCGAGGCCGAAACCGGCGTCGCCGACCTCCGGGTCAAACACGAGGGGATGAACCCGACCGGGAGTTTCAAGGACCGCGGCATGACCGTCGGCGTCCGCGTCGCCGAGAAACTGGGCGTGGACCGCCTCGCATGTGCGTCCACGGGCAACACGAGCGCGGCGCTGGCGTGCTACGGCGCGCGAGCGAACACCGAGACGCTCGTCCTCCTCCCGGCCGGAAAAGTCGCCGCGGGCAAGGTCGCGCAGGCTAGCCTCCACGGTGCCCGAATTCTCGAAGTGGACGGCAACTTCGACGCCTGTCTGGACATCGTGTCGGACCTTGCCGACCGCGGCGAGGCCTACCTGCTGAACTCGCTCAACCCCTTCCGACTGGAGGGCCAGAAGACCATCGGCCTCGAAATTCTGGAGCAGTTCCGGGACCAAACCGGCGACCTGCCCGACCGCATCGTCCTGCCGGTCGGCAACGCGGGCAACACCGCGGCGCTCTACAAGGCGTTCCGCGAGTTGGTCCAGAGCGGCGCGCTCGACGCCGACGAGGTCCCGACCCTGACCGGCGTGCAGGCCGCGGGTGCGGCCCCGATGGTCGAAGCAATCGAGGAGAACGCCGACGAAGTGCGCCGCTGGGAGGAAGTCGAGACCCGCGCGACGGCCATCCGCATCGGCAACCCCGTCAACGCGCCCAAGGCCCTGCCCGGCATCCGAGAGACCGGCGGGACCGCGGTCGCGGTCTCGGACGAGGAGATAACCGACGCCCAGCGCGCGCTCGCCCGCGACGGCGTTGGCGTCGAACCCGCGAGCGCCGCCTCCGTGGCGGGCCTCCGCAAACTGCGCGAGTCGGGCGACATCGCGGCCGACGAGCAGGTCGTCTGCCTGACGACGGGCCACCTCCTGAAGGACCCCGACGCCGCGGCGACCGCCGGGGCCGACCCCGAACCGGTCCCTGCCGACACCGACGGCGTGTTGGACCACCTCGGCGAGTGA
- a CDS encoding MFS transporter produces the protein MSRGRADETVSDDSASSIPETDASDERLLTGYSGRLLLAVSLGWAAIQTGRLVLSPMLSAVMADLAITDFQSGLAFTTLWGLYALCQYPSGRLSDGLTRKTLLVTGLSLVVAGFAVLASAPTYPVFLVGAVVVGTGAGLYPTPARALVSDLFVKRRGQAFGLHTASGDVGGAAAAGLAVAALALAGWRSAYAPIVLVLAGVAVALHVWGREEYAFPAVDRDSLAAGLSDAAATGRRLRKNPRMRWLLLAYALYAFTWQSAAGFLPTFLRVSKGFPPGLASGGFAALFVVGAAVKPLSGSLGDRFPRAGVAAGALVVAACALAGLLAASGTLAVGAAVVVFAGGLMAYPPVMQALLMDTFPDGSMGGDLGATRTVYLGLGSLGPSYVGFVAGRVSYAAAFAGLLGCLLVSALVVVGLARNG, from the coding sequence GTGTCACGCGGTCGTGCCGACGAAACAGTCTCCGACGACTCCGCATCGAGTATCCCTGAGACCGACGCGTCCGACGAGCGACTGCTGACCGGTTACTCCGGGCGGCTCTTGCTCGCGGTCTCGCTCGGTTGGGCCGCCATCCAGACCGGGCGACTCGTCCTCTCGCCGATGCTTTCGGCCGTGATGGCCGACCTCGCCATCACCGACTTCCAGTCCGGTCTCGCGTTCACGACGCTCTGGGGGCTGTACGCGCTCTGTCAGTACCCCAGCGGTCGGCTCTCTGACGGGCTGACGCGCAAGACCTTGCTCGTCACCGGTCTCTCGCTGGTCGTCGCGGGGTTCGCGGTCCTCGCCAGCGCGCCGACCTACCCCGTGTTCCTCGTCGGTGCGGTCGTCGTCGGGACCGGCGCGGGACTCTACCCGACCCCGGCGCGGGCGCTCGTCTCGGACCTATTCGTGAAGCGGCGGGGACAGGCGTTCGGTCTCCACACCGCCTCGGGCGACGTAGGCGGCGCGGCCGCGGCGGGACTCGCGGTCGCGGCGCTCGCGCTCGCTGGCTGGCGGTCGGCGTACGCACCAATCGTCCTCGTCCTCGCGGGCGTCGCCGTCGCGCTCCACGTCTGGGGGCGCGAGGAGTACGCGTTCCCGGCGGTGGATCGCGACTCCCTCGCCGCTGGTCTCTCGGACGCCGCGGCGACAGGAAGACGGCTCCGGAAGAACCCCCGGATGCGGTGGCTCCTGCTGGCCTACGCGCTCTACGCGTTCACGTGGCAGAGCGCGGCCGGGTTCCTGCCGACGTTCCTCCGGGTGTCGAAGGGGTTCCCGCCGGGTCTCGCCAGCGGCGGATTCGCCGCGCTCTTCGTCGTCGGCGCGGCGGTCAAGCCCCTCTCGGGGTCGCTGGGCGACCGGTTCCCGCGGGCCGGGGTCGCGGCCGGAGCCTTGGTCGTCGCGGCCTGCGCGCTGGCCGGGTTGCTCGCCGCCTCCGGAACGCTCGCGGTCGGTGCCGCGGTCGTCGTCTTCGCTGGCGGACTGATGGCCTACCCGCCGGTGATGCAGGCGCTTCTGATGGATACGTTCCCGGACGGGAGCATGGGCGGGGACCTCGGCGCGACCCGGACCGTCTACCTCGGTCTCGGGAGCCTCGGGCCGAGTTACGTCGGGTTCGTCGCAGGCCGGGTCTCCTACGCCGCGGCGTTCGCCGGGTTGTTGGGGTGTCTCCTCGTCAGTGCGCTCGTCGTGGTCGGCTTGGCGCGAAACGGGTGA
- a CDS encoding MarR family transcriptional regulator, whose amino-acid sequence MPVHFDEYESSNADIESGSNAGQILRFLAKSPETGYRPMEIYEALGLARGSVGPTLKRLKERGLVRHKEPYWAIAVSPKEVAQLLHVDDAYEMLNARYGEEDFESAMENAVDPREMRE is encoded by the coding sequence ATGCCTGTCCACTTCGACGAATACGAGTCTTCGAACGCCGACATCGAGAGCGGGTCGAACGCTGGCCAAATTCTTCGGTTCTTGGCAAAGTCGCCCGAAACTGGCTACCGTCCGATGGAAATCTACGAAGCGCTCGGCCTCGCGCGGGGGAGCGTCGGCCCGACGCTCAAGCGACTGAAAGAGCGCGGACTGGTCCGACACAAGGAACCGTACTGGGCTATCGCCGTGAGTCCCAAAGAGGTCGCGCAATTGCTCCACGTAGACGACGCCTACGAGATGCTGAACGCGCGGTACGGCGAGGAGGACTTCGAGTCGGCGATGGAGAACGCCGTAGACCCCCGCGAAATGAGGGAGTGA
- a CDS encoding type II toxin-antitoxin system PemK/MazF family toxin — protein MARSPVQGSNRRPFVVVSDDSRPFHGEEYTVVALTTSPKDETIPLDSSDWLFGEMDEQSHASPWFAFTVKHSRIVAPQGSLTEDATDRIARAAARNFGLQAEG, from the coding sequence CTGGCACGAAGCCCCGTTCAAGGAAGCAACAGGCGACCCTTCGTCGTCGTCAGTGACGATTCGAGACCGTTCCACGGCGAGGAGTACACCGTAGTCGCGCTCACGACATCGCCGAAAGACGAGACGATACCGCTCGACTCCTCGGACTGGCTCTTCGGAGAGATGGACGAACAGTCCCACGCATCGCCGTGGTTCGCGTTTACCGTCAAGCACTCACGCATCGTCGCTCCGCAAGGAAGTCTCACGGAAGACGCGACGGACAGAATTGCGAGAGCCGCGGCCCGAAACTTCGGACTGCAAGCAGAGGGATAA